The Streptomyces sp. NBC_00510 genomic interval GCCAGGAGCGGACCTCCTTGTCCTTGCCGAGGAAGGTGAAGCTGTACGAGGTGCCGTCGGCCGCGCACGAGCCCTTCATCCCGGTCGCGCGCGTGGAGGCGATCCAGCCGGGCACGCCCTGGGCGTTGGTGTAGGCGCGGGGGGCGGCCTCGGTGAGCTTGGTGCGGCCCTCCTTGTTGTACTTGCCGTACGCCCAGTTGTAGGCCTCGTTGGCGGCCTCGGACTTCAGGCTCTTGGCGCCCTTGCCGCCCTTCACGCCCGCCAGACCGCGCTCGTCGGTGCCGCACCACTTCTCGTCGAGGACGGCGGCGCCCCCGGTGACGACGCGGTTGTCGTCCCACTCGTAGCCGATGAGCAGGCCCTGCGGCTTGACCGTCCAGCCCTTGGGGACGTCGTAGGCGACGCCCATGTCACTGCGCACGACGGTCTGCCAGTCGGGCACCACGGGCTTGATCGTGTCCTCACCGGGGTTGCCGCGGGCGTCGTCCGGGCCGGGGCCCTGCTCACCCTCCTCGCTCCCGGACGTGGAGGGCGTGGGGGCGGGGGAGTCCGGGGCGCTTTCCGAGGCGACCGGCGAGCCGCTGCCGGACGGGCCGGCCTGCGGGCTCTTGTCGTCGCCGGTGAGCTTCACGGCGACCAGGACACCGGCGGCGACCACCGCGACCGCGGCCACCACCGACACCGCGACCACCGCGCCCCGCCGCCCCCCGGGCGGCTTCGGCCCACTCGGCCCCGGCGGCGGCCCCCACATCTGCGGAGGCTGCTGGTAGGCCGGGTGCTGCTGCGGCTGGTACGGGGCGGGCTGCTGCTGCCCCCACTGGGGCTGGTTCTGTGGGGGCTGCTGCGGATACTGCGGTTCCCCCGGCTGCTGCTGTCCTGGCCACATGGCTGGAAACACTAGGGGTTGAGCGGCCGCGGTTCCACGGAAGTGCTGATTACTTGCTGGTAACATCCGGCCATGTCCGAGAACCAGCCCCAGATAGGCGAGCTCATGGCGGCCACCGTGCCGATGGCCGCCACCCTCAGCATCGAGTTCCTGGAGACCACCGCCGAGCGCGCCGTGGTCCGCCTCCCCGACCAGCCCGCCTACCACAACCACGTCGGCGGCCCCCACGCCGGCGCGATGTTCACCCTCGCCGAGACCGCCAGCGGCGCCGTCGTCCTGGCCGCCTTCGCCGACCAGCTCTCCCGCGCCGTCCCCCTCGCCGTCCGCGCCGAGATCGGCTACAAGAAGCTCGCCATGGGCCCGGTCACCGCCACCGCCCAGCTCGGCCGCCCCGCCGCCGACGTCATCGCCGACCTCGACAAGGGCGAACGCCCGGAGTTCCCCGTCACCGTCGCCCTCGCGCGCGAGGACGGCGCCGTCACGGGCGAGATGACCATCGTGTGGACCCTGCGCCCCGACAACTGACGCTGTCGCGGGAGGACCCGTCCCGGCGGTGGGGCCGGAACGGGTCCTGGAGGCGGTGCGGCCGAGGCTCTCAGTCGAGCTGGACGACCTTGGGGCTGTCACCGGTGCCGGCGGCGTCAGCGGGAGGCAGCGCCGTGGGGTAGACACGGATGCTGCTGAGCGCCGCGTTGGTGTATTCCGCGTAGGTGCCGGCGGCGATCTTGCGGCCGATCTGGAGCGGGCCGGTGGCGTTCCAGGGGGCGTAGGTCCAGTCCCTGGTCGCCGAGAGCCTGCCGTTGACGTACAGACGGACTTCCTTGGCGGTGGAGTCGTAGACGCCGACCAGGTAGGTCCACTGTCCGGTGACCGGCTTGCTGCCGTAGGCGGCTCGCCAGACTGCGCCGGTGGTGTCGGTGCTCCACCGTCCGAAGGCCCAGGCTTGGGCGCCGGAGGAGTAGTAGAGCTGGAAACCGTTGTTGATGGTGCCGCTCTGTGAGACGAACGTGCTGTTGGCGGAGGCCGAATTGAGCTTGACCCAGGCGGAGACGGTGAAGCTCTTCGACGTGTCCACGGCAGGTCCGGACGCCGCACCGTAACCCGTGGTACCGCTGAGGTTGAGCACCTTGCCGCGGGCGGCGTCGGTGGTCCAGTTGTACGCACCGGTCAGAGTGGTACCCAGGGTGCCGGTGCTGTCGGCCGTCGTGCCGCCGGTACCTTCCGCGAGCTTCCACCAGTGGCTCGCGGTGTCGGTCACGGAACCCAGCGGGACCGGGGCGGCGAAGGAGTAGGTGGGCGGTGAGGTCAGGACGGGGCTCTGGCGGTAGTTGTACTCGATGAGCTGACCCGACGTGTCGACGGTGTAGAGGTCGGGAATCCCGTCCGGTCCTCCGCCGTTCGTGCCGGTCGCGACCGGGCTGTTGACGTCTCCCGGAGAAGCCACGACCGGGAAGGCCGCCGGGGCGAGGGTGAGCCCGAGAGCGGTGTGGACCGTGGGATGGAGCAGGGCAGGTACCAGGGTGTCGCCGTCCACGGCGAGCGGGTAGCTGTACAGGGCTCCGGTGGTGTTGTCACGGGACCACAGGACGGGACTGCCCTTGAAGGTCCCCGCGGCGATCAGGGTCTGTCCGGTCCAGTCGCCGTCGCCCAGCAGGAGCGGGTTCTTCAGGTGGTAGCCGCCGTCGGACTGGTAGATCCACAGCTCCTTGTTCTCGACGGTGATGACGGCGGAATAGTCGTAGCTGTTGCCGAAGACGTTGCCCGGGGTGATGAGTTGGCTGACGTTCCAGCTCTGGCTGTTGTAGTCGGTGCCACGGCAGCGCGTGTCGTCCGCGACGACGTCGGACGGCGCGCATGCGTCCTTGGTGACGACGTCGAACCTCTCGCCGATGAAGCCGCCGAACGTGGAGTAGGGAATCCTCGGGAACGAGGCGTCGTCGACCGGGTCGAGGTCGTTCTTGACGACGTAGAGCTGCTTGCTCACCTTGTTGTAGGCGAAGAGGTCGTCGACATCCGAGCCGTGGAGGTTGCCCCGGTGGGCGATGAGGTAGTTGTTCCAACCGGTGTGGTCGGGTGAATCGGCGGCGGTGGCCACGGTGACCGGGCCGGTGACCGGTGGCGGCGTGCCGGTGACGGGCCCGCTCTGGACGGCGCCGGTGTTCTGCGCGGGGTCGAGGTTGCCCGGGATCATGTTGAGGTCGCCGGTCTTGGTGGTGGCGAGCAGGTCGGGCACGCCGTCCCCGGAGATGTCACCCGGCTTGATCTTGGTCGCCGGGTTCCAGGGGACGGTGTAGGTGTAACCCGAGACGTTGGTGGAGATGTTGCCCGCCTTGTCGACGGCCGCCACGTACAGGGTGTGCACGCCCCAGTCCGTGATCGGCACCGTCACCTTGCCGGTGGACCGTCCCTGCGCGTCCGTGCCGGTGATGCCGGCGCTGGTGCCGTCGGCCGCGGTGGGCGCCGAGTCCAGCTGCCACAGGAAGTGGTCCATTCCGCTGGACCTGCAGGGACCCGGGTCGCAGGTGGTGTCCGCGGCGGCGTTGTCCGCGGCGGCCACGGTGAAGTCGGTGGTCTTCCCGACACCGGCGTAGACGACCTTGTCGGCGTCCACGGGCCCGGATCCCACCGGAGGGAAGGACGGGTTGGTGGTCACGTCCGGGCTCTGCGGGGCGGTGAAGTCGGTGGTGAACCAGCAGTGCTCCGACTTGGCGGACGTGAGTCCTTGGCTCGAGTCGTCCTCGGCGTAGACGTCCCAGCCGTACTGGTGACCGTCCTTGAGGGTGGCGCCGATGCCCATCGGAGCATCCGCTCCGGAGGCGAGGAAGGAGCTGTCCGGAGTGGAGACGGCGGCGCCGTTCCCGTCCCCGTCAGGGTCGATGGTGCGGTCCCAGACGTAGTAGTGCGCCTTGACGTGCTCGCCGGACATCTGGGTGGCGACGGTGGAGTGCAGCGTGATGTTGCTGCCGGCGTCGGAGTACGTGGTGGCGCCGATCCAGCCCACACCGCTGGTCGTGCAGGGTGCCGAGGCGCCGGTGGCGGCCGGGGTCATGTGCAGGTTGTCGGGCACGTCCGGCGGTATGTCGAACTTGGTGGTGAGGGTCAGCGTGGTCGACATCCGCAGGTAGTCGTCGTTGCCCGAAGTCTGCGACTCGTTCCCGTACAGGCCGATCGTCCAGGTGTTGGAGGCGGCGCCGAAGGTGCCGTCCGCGTCGTAGCCGTCGCCGTCCTGGTCGGCGATCTTCTGGACCGCGGCGGTGACGTTGAAGGTCGCGGTGCTGTTGCTGCACGAACTGCTGGAATTGGCGCCGCTGGGCACGGTGTCGGTCACCGGTGGGAACGCGGTGTCGTGGGCGCCGGGCCTGGACAGCCAGTCGGTGCTGGAGCTGATCGCGTTCGTCGTGTGCAGCGTGACCGGCTGGTTCTGGCTGCAGGACCAACTCGCGGCATAGGTGGTGGAGATCTTGACGGAGGCGCTGTCGACGACGAACGCAGGGTGGAGTCCACCGGTGTTGATCGCCCAGTACGAGCGCTCCAGGCCGACACCGCAGGCACCGCCCCAGCGCTGGTACCCGACGCCCTGGCCGTTGGTCTGCGCCTTGTCGTACTGCGGGGAGTTCTCGCAGGTCGAACTGGAGTAGACCTCGGTGTAGTGGCCCGCGGTGGAGGAGACCGGATTGGTGTAGGGGTCGATGAACACCGGATACGTGGTGCCGGGGCCGGTGAGCACGCCCGCGTCAGGGGTCAGCGTCAGGGTGTCGCTGCCGACGGCCACGGCGACCGGCTCGGTGGTGGCGCCCGCGCCGGGTCCCTCGACGGAGGACGTCAGGCCCGCTGCCGGGTCCGGCGCACTGCCGAGTTCCTGCAGCATCACCGGGGTGGTCCCGGAGTCCCACATCAGCGGCTGCGGGCTGGTGTACACCAGGTCGCCGTCGGCGGCGGTGGCCCGCACGTCGCCCGCGTCGGTGGTGGCCAGGGTGAGGCCGCGGGTGTCGGCGGCCAGGGTGAGCTTCCTGAGTTGCGGATCGGCCGCGGCGGCCGCGTTGTGGACGATCAGGATGTCGCTGAAGCCGCCCTGGTCGGTCACGGACACCGACAGATCGACGCCGGGCAGCACGGAGGGGTAGAGGGCGGTGTCGCCGCTGACCCTCGGCGCGGGCAGGGTGAAGGGCAGGGTCAGGGTCATGCCGGGGCCGTCGGCGTGGGTGAGGGTGACCAGCGGGCCGTTGCCGCCGCCGGAGAGCGTCACCGCGTTCGGGGTGGCCTTGGGCGCGTACCCGCCGTCGCCGTCGGCGATCAGGGTGGCGTCCACCGGGGTCCAGGCACCGTCCTTGCGCACCCGGGTCGGCAGAGGGCTGGTCGTGTTGACGAAGGTGCCGTCCGGCAGCGCCTCGGTGGTGGAGGTCTCCGTGGTGAGCGCGTCCACCACGACGGGCTTTCCGGTGGACACGGCCTGTCCCCGCGCGGCGAGCAGCGGGTCGGCCGGGGTGGGGGAAGCGGCAGCGGCCGCGGGCAACGCGGGAAGGGCGGCCAGGAGGGTGAGTGCGGTGGCGAACATCGTGAGACGGCGACGGGCAACGCGTCTGTGACGTATGCGGATCGATGGGCTCAACACGTAACGGGACTTCCTTCGGGTCGCGGACATGACGGACGGCGCTCTGTGCTCGTTCCGTGCCTGGTCGGCTTTGTCGGGCAGTGCATGCAATGCCGGGGGAAGCCCGGTTGCCGCGCGGCAGTGATCATTTGCGTACAGAAAATACACATGAACCTCAAAGTTGATGCACGGTCTGTTCAACGAGATCGCAAAGGGCATTGAGACGCGATCATGGCCCCCCATACCCTCCGGTCGATCACTCGCACGTGTGATCCAAAGACATGACGGTCCATCAGGACCGTTTTCCCGGGGGGTTGCCCGTGAGTGGCAGACGGCGCTGGTTTGCTGGTGTGTGGCACCGGACATTCCTCGGCAAGCTGGGTCTCTGGACAATTCCGGTTGCCCTTTTCGCGCTGCTTCTTCCCGTGACGATCGCCACCGGTCTGGGCACCCCCGGATTCTTTCCCCTCCACACCGATGACGCGTTCGGCCGGCACGGCGGGTTCCACTTCGAGGGTTCGGTGTGGAACCCGAAGGCCGTCGCGGACGTCCCGGCTGTGGGAGGGCACGGGCTGCACGCGAAGGTGGCCGGTCAGCCCCGTGGGTACAAGGCGCTCGGGAACTACCGGGCGCAGCCGCCGGTGTGGCCGAAGCCCGGTACCGCCACGGTCGTGCTCGACTCCCACTCCGCGGCGAAGCCCGTCAAGGCGGGCGAACTCCCCGTCTGGGTGGCGTCCGCGGGCGAGGGGGAGGGTACCGGCGAAGTCCGCGTGCGCACCGCCTCGCACACGCAGACCCTCCGGGCCGGGGCCAACGGCATGCTGCTGGGCATCACCCCGTCCCGTGCGACCGCCGCACGCAGCCGGGTGCGCGTGGTCGTCGACTACGCGGGAATAGCCAGGGCCTACGGCGGAGGCTTCGGTTCACGGCTGCAGTTGGTGCAGCTGCCTGCCTGCGCGCTCACCACGCCCTCGCTCCCCGCGTGCCGGAAGCGCACCCCCCTGCGGTTCACCAACCGCGCCGGCGCCGAGCAGCTGACGGCCACCGTCACCCTGGGTTCCGCGCCCGCCGACGAACCGGAAGACGAGACGGACGGGGACGCGGACGGGGACGCGGACGGGCCGAGGACCATGTCGGCGCACACCGCGCCGATGGCCGCGGACACCGGCACCACGGCGCTCGCCGTCACCTCGGGCAACTCCGGTTCCCAGGGTGACTACGCGGCCACCACACTGTCGGGAGCCGGCACCTGGCAGGCCTCGGCCACCGGCTCCTTCACCTACGCCTACCCGATCTCCGTGCCCGCCGCGATCGGCGGCAACGCGCCGTCGGTCGGCCTCAGCTACGACTCGCAGTCCGTCGACGGCGAGACCTCCGCCCGCAACTCCCAGGCGTCCTGGGTCGGTGACGGCTGGAGTTACCAGGTCGGATACGTGGAGCGCGGCTACCGCGCCTGCGGTTCGCTCCTCGACTCCGACGGCGACAAGATCCTCAAGGGATCGGGGGACGAGTGCTGGGGCGGGGACAACGCCACGCTGTCCTTCGGCGCCCACTCCGGTGTGCTCGTGCCGGACGGGGCGGACCCGAGCGTGCCCGGTGAGCTCAAGCAGTGGAGGCTGCAGGGCGACGACGGCACCCTCGTCCAGGAACTGTCCGGCGCCGCGAACGGCCTCCAGGACGGCGTCTACTACCGGGTCCTGACCGCCGACGGCACCGCGGCCTACTTCGGCGCGGACCACTCGCCGAGCGGCCCGGGCACCGGCGCCACCATGCCCTCGAACCCCGGCGACCCCTCCACGCACTCCGCCTGGGGCGTGCCCGTGCTGCATCCGCGCTCCTCGGATCCCTGCCACGACAGCGCCAAGGGCAAGGCCTCCACGTGCGACAAGCCCGAGGGCTGGCGCTGGAACCTCGACTTCGTGGTCTCGCCGACCGGATTCGTACAACGTTACGACTACACCACGGAGAGCAACTACTACGACCTCGGCGGCGGCCAGGCCGCCGACGGCGACACCGGCACCCTGACCGCCTACACCCGCGGCGGCGCGCTGACGCTGATCTCGTACGGCTACACCCTGTCCGACGAGCAGGCGGGCCGGACCGCTGCGGCCCAGGTCGACTTCGGCCTGGCGCAGCGGTGCCAGACCACTTCCACCTTCACCGACTGCTCGGCCTCGAACCTCAAGGACAACACGGCGACCCACTGGCCGGACGTGCCGTGGGACCTGCACTGCGACTCGACGGACTCCACGAAACTCCCCGACGGGGCGACCGACGTCCCCGACGACGTGTGCATCACCGCGGGGCCCAGCTTCTGGACCACCACGCGACTGGACTCCATCACCACCAAGGTCCACGTGAAGGCGACCGACCAGCTCACCGCGGTCGACACGTACCAGCTCGGCCAGGTCTACTCCGACGCGGGCGGTACCGTCGACCCGGTCACCGGCACCACGGTGGATCCCAAGGACGCCGGAATGCTGCAGGCCGTCATGTGGCTGCAGTCGGTCCGCCACACCGGCAAGGACACGTACGGCAACGGCAACAGCGACATCGCGCTGAATCAGGTGTCGTTCACCGGAACCGAGATCGACAACCGGGTCGACGACGACTCCCCGTCCGCTCCGCCGCTGTACCGGCCCCGCATCTCCTCCATCCAGACGGAGACCGGCGAGTCCATCGCCGTCGAGTACAACGCCGAGCCGTGCGCCGGCAGGACGCTGTCGATGTCCCAGGCGGACAGCAACACCAATTCCTGTTACCCCGTCTACTGGACGGTCCCCGGGGCCTCCAAGCCGATCCCGGACTGGTTCAACAAGGTCACGGTCAACAGCGTGGCCGTCTCCGACCTGACGATCGCCGGCCAGTACAAGCCGGACGCGCGGAACAACCCGGCCGGTTCGGAGACCCAGGTCTCCCGCTACAGCTACGCAGGGCCCGCCTGGCATCGCGACGACTCCGACCTGACGGACGACCAGTACCGCACCTGGGACCAGTTCCGCGGCTTCCGCACCGTCACCGTGCAGACCGGCCAGGCTCCCGAGCCCGTCACCCAGCAGACCACGACGTATCTGCAGGGCATGAACGGCGACTACAAGGCCGACGGCACCCGCCGCTCCGTCACGGTGGACGCCAAGGTCGGCGGCAGCACGGTGCTGAGCGTGCCCGACGACGACCAACTGGCCGGCACCACGCTGCAGGACGACTCGTACACGGAGGCAGGTGGCACGGTCGGCTCCGTCAGCATCAATGGCCCGTTCACCTTCACCACCACCGCATCGGCCGACCGGACGCCGTGGACGGCCTGGACCCAGGAGGACGACCCTGGCGGGACCAAGCCGACGGCCTCCACCCTCCCCCCGCTCACCGCGCACCGGATCAAGACCAGCAGCTCCCGCGAGTACGAACTCCTCGCCAACGGCACCTGGCGTCACACCACGACCGACACCGGGTACGACGGCCAGGGCCGCGTCTCGACCGTCAACGGCCACGGTGACGGGACGGATCCGGCTCAGGAGAAGTGCGCCACCACCACCTACGCGAGCCCGCCCGCGTCGAACACGATGATGCTGTCCTACGCGGACCGGGTCACCTCGGTGCTCGGAGGATGCGCCACCGCACCCGGCGCGACCACGCTGCTGACGGACAAGAAGATCTACTACGCGGGCGACGGGACGCCCGCCGCACTCGGCACCTTCGGCCAGGTCACCGCGGCCGGCCAGGTCACCGGCACCCAGACCGCCACGGGCTTCACCGGCACCACGGAGAACTGGCAGACGACCTCCGCGATGAAGTACGACGGAGGCGGCCGGATCACCGACGCCTACGACGCCACGGGGCAGAAGACCCACACCGACTTCACCCCGGCGTGGAGCGGTTCCGGCGGCAACACCGACGCCACGGCCAAGGTCTCCGTCAACAGCCAGGGCTGGGAGGTCAAGTCCACCCTCGACGCGCTCCGCGGCCTGCCCCTGCAGAACACCGACGCCAACGGCCGCAAGACGGACATGACCTACGACGCGCTCGGCCGGCGCACCGCGGTGTGGCTGCCCGGCCGGGACAAGGCGGCCGGGCAGAGCGCGGACCGGACCTTCGCGTACGCGATCAACCCGGGCGCCGTGCCGGCACCCGGCGGCACGATCACCCAGCCGGGTGCGCCGTCCACGGTCACCTCCAGGACGCTGCGCGAGGACGGCACCTACGCCACCTCGATCACGATCTACGACGGCATGCTGCAGCCGCGGCAGACCCAGTCCACCGCCATGGGCGACTCCAACTCCGGCCGGGTCATCTCGGACACCTTCTACGACTCGCACGGCTGGCAGACCGCGTCGTACTCGGCGTACTCCGAGCCGGACAACTTCCCCTCCACCACGCTGTACGCGGCCAACGAGAACCAGATCCCCGCCGAGACCACCACGACCTACGACGGTCAGGGCCGCCCGCTCAGGGAGACCCTGTGGCACCAGGCCGTCGAGCAGTGGCACGGTTCCACCGCCTATCCCGGCGCGGACGAGGTCGACACCACGGCGCCGGCCGGCGGGCGTTCCACCGCGTCCTTCACCAACGCCGTCGGCCAGACGGTCAGGACCGTGGTGAAGAACTCCGGCAGCACCGTCACCCTGACGGGAGGCTCGGTGATCCCCTCGGGGACCTCACTGACCTCGGACAGCGTGCGCCTGGCGATGCAGGCCGACGGCAACCTGGTGCTCTCCGCCCTCGCGACGGGCAAGACGATCTGGTCGTCCGGCACCGGCGGTAACACCGGTGCCTGGGCCAGGTTCGGCACGGACGGCAACCTGGTCGTCTACAGCACCGCGGCCGCCCAGCTGTGGACCACGGGCCTGACGGCCGTGACCGGCGCCACGTTCCAGGTGCGCAACGACTCCACCGCCGCGGTCGTCGCCTCCAACGGCTCCACCGTGCTGTGGAAGCAGGGCACCGCGAACGCCGTCGCGTCCGCCGACGCCACCACGCGCTACACCTACACCCCTGCGGGCCAGATCGACTCGATCAAGGACAACGCCGGCAACTCCTGGTCGTACACCTACAACCTGCTCGGCCAGAAGAAGTCACAGACCGATCCGAACACCGGCACCACCACGTTCGACAAGTACGACGTGGCGGGCAACCTGCTGCAGACCACCGACCCGCGCGGCCAGGTGCTCTCCTACACCTACGACTGGGACAACCGCCCCACCGCCGAGTACGCCGCCGCCTGGTCCGCCACTCCGGACCAGTCGAAACTGCTCGCCTCCCGGATCTACGACACCTTGGAGAAGGGTTACGAGACCTCCGCCACGCGCTATGTGGGCGGCGCCTCCGGCAGCGCCTACACCCAGGCGGTCACGGGTTACAACACCGCTTACCAGCCCCAGGGCACCACGCTGACGGTCCCGGCCTCCGACGGGTTCGCGGCCGCCGGCCAGAGCACCGCTCCGACCAGCGGCACGGTCACCTACACCTCCACCTCCGCCTACACGCCCAACGTGGGCCTGCTCTCGACGATCCACTACCAGGCGGACGGCCATCTGCCCGCCGAGGACATCGACTACGGCTACACCCAGCAGGGCAACCTCGACGGCATCGGCGGGTTCATCAACAGCGCCAACACGCCCGCCTATCTCGACGCCACGGTCCACGACGCCTTCGGGCGGCCGCTGCAGGCCAACTACGGCCCGGTCGGCAAGGAACTGGCGACCTTCGCCCAGTACGACGCCACCACCGGGCGGGTCACCCAGACCAGCAGCATGCTGCAGACGTCCACTACCGCCCTGGACGTCGTCAACCTGCGATACAACCAGGCCGGCGAACTCACGGCGATCGACGACCTGCAGAACGACACCTCCCACGACACCCAGTGCTTCACCTACGACTCCTTCCAGCGGCTGACCGCCGCGTGGACGGACACCGCGGGCATCACCACGCCCGCCACCGCCCCTGTCGGCGCCGTCGGCGGCTGCACCTCCGCCGCGGTGCAGACCACGACCGCGTCGCCGATCCGGACCACGACCGTCGGCGGCCCGGCGCCCTACTGGCAGACCTACACCTACGACCAACTCGGCGACCGCGTCGGGATGGTCAACCACGACACCACCGGCAACGCCCTCAACGACACCACCCAGGCCATCACCTACCCGGGCACCGACGGCACCGTCGCCGCCACCCTGCCCGACCAGGCGGGCGCCGCGACCACCACCAACCCGGGCACCGGCACCGCGACCACCACCTCCACGTACGCCGACCCGGCCTACGGCAACGTGAACGCCGGCGACACCATCAGCCGGAAGGTCACGTCCACCGGCCCGCTGTCCACCGGCTTCACCATCTCCGGCGGCGGCAAGCGGTGCATCGACGACGCGGGCGGGTCGACCACGGCCGGCACCAAGGTGCAGATCTCCACCTGCAGCGGATCCACGAGCCAGAAGTGGACGATCGGCACGGACGGAACGGTGAAGGTCCTCGGCATGTGCCTGGACACCGTCGGCAACGCGACCACAGCGGGCACCCTCGTGGTGATCGACACCTGCAAGACCGACGCCACCCAGAAGTGGAAGGTCACCACCACCGGAACCCTGGTCAGCAACGCCAACAGCGCGGTCTGCCTGACCGACCCGGGGGCCTCCGCCACCAACGGCACCCAGCTGACCATCGCCGCCTGCGGCG includes:
- a CDS encoding DUF4442 domain-containing protein, whose protein sequence is MSENQPQIGELMAATVPMAATLSIEFLETTAERAVVRLPDQPAYHNHVGGPHAGAMFTLAETASGAVVLAAFADQLSRAVPLAVRAEIGYKKLAMGPVTATAQLGRPAADVIADLDKGERPEFPVTVALAREDGAVTGEMTIVWTLRPDN
- a CDS encoding LamG domain-containing protein, giving the protein MFATALTLLAALPALPAAAAASPTPADPLLAARGQAVSTGKPVVVDALTTETSTTEALPDGTFVNTTSPLPTRVRKDGAWTPVDATLIADGDGGYAPKATPNAVTLSGGGNGPLVTLTHADGPGMTLTLPFTLPAPRVSGDTALYPSVLPGVDLSVSVTDQGGFSDILIVHNAAAAADPQLRKLTLAADTRGLTLATTDAGDVRATAADGDLVYTSPQPLMWDSGTTPVMLQELGSAPDPAAGLTSSVEGPGAGATTEPVAVAVGSDTLTLTPDAGVLTGPGTTYPVFIDPYTNPVSSTAGHYTEVYSSSTCENSPQYDKAQTNGQGVGYQRWGGACGVGLERSYWAINTGGLHPAFVVDSASVKISTTYAASWSCSQNQPVTLHTTNAISSSTDWLSRPGAHDTAFPPVTDTVPSGANSSSSCSNSTATFNVTAAVQKIADQDGDGYDADGTFGAASNTWTIGLYGNESQTSGNDDYLRMSTTLTLTTKFDIPPDVPDNLHMTPAATGASAPCTTSGVGWIGATTYSDAGSNITLHSTVATQMSGEHVKAHYYVWDRTIDPDGDGNGAAVSTPDSSFLASGADAPMGIGATLKDGHQYGWDVYAEDDSSQGLTSAKSEHCWFTTDFTAPQSPDVTTNPSFPPVGSGPVDADKVVYAGVGKTTDFTVAAADNAAADTTCDPGPCRSSGMDHFLWQLDSAPTAADGTSAGITGTDAQGRSTGKVTVPITDWGVHTLYVAAVDKAGNISTNVSGYTYTVPWNPATKIKPGDISGDGVPDLLATTKTGDLNMIPGNLDPAQNTGAVQSGPVTGTPPPVTGPVTVATAADSPDHTGWNNYLIAHRGNLHGSDVDDLFAYNKVSKQLYVVKNDLDPVDDASFPRIPYSTFGGFIGERFDVVTKDACAPSDVVADDTRCRGTDYNSQSWNVSQLITPGNVFGNSYDYSAVITVENKELWIYQSDGGYHLKNPLLLGDGDWTGQTLIAAGTFKGSPVLWSRDNTTGALYSYPLAVDGDTLVPALLHPTVHTALGLTLAPAAFPVVASPGDVNSPVATGTNGGGPDGIPDLYTVDTSGQLIEYNYRQSPVLTSPPTYSFAAPVPLGSVTDTASHWWKLAEGTGGTTADSTGTLGTTLTGAYNWTTDAARGKVLNLSGTTGYGAASGPAVDTSKSFTVSAWVKLNSASANSTFVSQSGTINNGFQLYYSSGAQAWAFGRWSTDTTGAVWRAAYGSKPVTGQWTYLVGVYDSTAKEVRLYVNGRLSATRDWTYAPWNATGPLQIGRKIAAGTYAEYTNAALSSIRVYPTALPPADAAGTGDSPKVVQLD